One window of Hydrogenimonas thermophila genomic DNA carries:
- a CDS encoding ABC transporter ATP-binding protein, translating into MKKFFKTYLPYYRDYKVKIVMAIIGMLLASGATAAIAYLVKPLMDRIFVEQDIQMLYILPIFIILAFVGKGLGTFMQSYALSFIGQDIIRKLRNRMLNHMMHLDMDFHFRFHSGELISRISNDILRVQTAISSDLAVVLRELVTVLALLGVVIYQSPTLALYSLIIIPLAVYPVEVISKKIKKLSHKSQELNSDLISTLSEIFANYEMIKSYNAQEYELGNFKERNKSFFTTNIKTVKVQQMLIPILELVAAIAITSVIIIGGREVLITKELTTGEFFSFLTALSLLIDPLRRISTAYSHLQDAVAANERIEQILQYKPMIISGDKILKNVQNLEFENVTLKYGDTVALENISFNAKKGEVIGLVGDSGGGKSSMVNLILRFYDPVEGVVKINGIDAREIDVKSLRDRIAIVTQRIYISNDTIAANIAYGVEPDEEKVIEALKKANLWEFVNSLENGIYTVLSEGGTNLSGGQRQRIAIARALYKSPDILILDEATSALDNKSEAAIIETIYALKKDLIVFMIAHRLTTIERADKILVFENGHIVCQGNKEQLSKDCDTFKKLYHIASNI; encoded by the coding sequence ATGAAAAAATTTTTTAAAACATACTTACCATACTACCGTGATTATAAGGTCAAGATAGTTATGGCAATTATCGGTATGTTGCTTGCTTCTGGGGCAACTGCTGCAATTGCCTATTTGGTTAAACCTTTAATGGATCGTATCTTTGTTGAGCAAGATATTCAAATGCTCTATATTCTGCCTATTTTCATAATACTTGCTTTTGTTGGAAAAGGGCTTGGAACATTTATGCAATCGTATGCTTTAAGCTTTATTGGGCAAGATATTATTAGAAAGCTTCGTAACAGAATGCTTAACCATATGATGCACCTTGATATGGACTTTCATTTCAGGTTTCATAGTGGTGAATTGATAAGCCGTATCAGTAATGATATATTACGGGTACAAACTGCCATCTCTTCAGATTTGGCAGTTGTGCTTAGAGAGCTTGTTACAGTTTTAGCTCTTCTTGGTGTAGTCATTTATCAAAGCCCAACACTTGCACTATACTCTCTAATTATTATTCCATTAGCTGTTTATCCGGTTGAAGTGATCTCAAAAAAGATAAAAAAGCTATCTCATAAATCTCAAGAGCTCAACTCTGATCTTATATCTACTCTTTCAGAAATCTTTGCCAATTATGAGATGATTAAATCATATAACGCTCAAGAGTATGAGCTTGGTAACTTTAAAGAGCGTAACAAGAGTTTTTTTACGACCAACATTAAGACTGTTAAAGTTCAGCAGATGCTCATACCTATACTTGAGCTTGTTGCCGCTATTGCAATTACTAGTGTTATTATTATAGGTGGTAGAGAAGTTTTAATTACCAAAGAGCTTACAACCGGTGAATTTTTCTCTTTTTTAACAGCACTCTCTCTTTTAATCGATCCATTACGACGAATTTCAACGGCTTACAGCCACTTACAGGATGCAGTAGCAGCAAATGAGCGGATAGAGCAGATTCTTCAATATAAACCTATGATAATAAGTGGAGATAAAATACTTAAAAATGTCCAAAATTTAGAGTTTGAAAATGTAACACTAAAATATGGTGACACTGTTGCGCTGGAAAATATATCTTTTAATGCTAAAAAGGGTGAAGTTATAGGTTTGGTAGGCGATAGTGGCGGAGGAAAGAGTTCTATGGTTAACTTGATTCTTCGCTTTTATGATCCAGTAGAAGGTGTAGTAAAAATCAATGGCATAGATGCAAGAGAGATTGATGTTAAATCACTTCGTGATCGAATTGCTATCGTTACACAGCGCATATATATAAGCAATGATACAATTGCTGCAAATATAGCTTACGGTGTTGAACCAGATGAAGAAAAAGTAATAGAAGCACTTAAAAAGGCAAATTTATGGGAGTTTGTCAACTCTCTTGAGAATGGCATCTATACAGTACTTAGTGAAGGTGGTACAAACCTCTCCGGCGGACAGCGTCAGCGGATTGCAATTGCAAGAGCACTTTACAAGTCACCTGATATTTTAATTCTTGATGAAGCTACAAGTGCATTAGACAATAAGAGTGAAGCGGCTATTATAGAAACAATTTATGCCTTAAAAAAAGATCTTATAGTCTTTATGATCGCACATCGTCTTACAACCATTGAACGTGCAGATAAGATTTTAGTCTTTGAAAATGGTCATATTGTATGTCAAGGCAATAAAGAGCAACTCTCAAAAGATTGCGATACATTTAAAAAACTTTACCACATAGCGAGCAATATATGA
- a CDS encoding D-alanine--D-alanine ligase has translation MRLAILFGGMSFEHEISIVSAIALKKVLNMPLTFIFLDADGSFYLIPANSMKSNHFSSKSYKKDEKIYLTKGGFEKRGLFKSKPVKDFDTVLNLVHGGQGEDGTVSALLDFYSIPYIGPRKEASVLSFNKWLTKMYAKEIGVECLDYQIVSINDKREINFDYPVIIKPLRLGSSIGVSIVKSAKELDFALDVAFEFDDEVLVEPFVEGISEYNVAGCKVGDEWILSRIEAPQKKEFLDFEQKYLDFSRTESVNSAKIGSELENSLKNSFKTVYGSMFEGALIRCDFFVKDGKIVLNEINPIPGSMANYLFDDFTSVLTKLSSHLPKNRVIKPDYAYINQVQSAKGPKV, from the coding sequence ATGAGACTAGCTATATTATTTGGTGGTATGAGTTTTGAACACGAAATAAGCATTGTAAGTGCAATAGCTTTGAAAAAAGTTTTGAATATGCCACTTACATTTATATTTCTGGATGCAGATGGAAGTTTTTATCTTATTCCGGCTAATAGTATGAAATCGAACCATTTTAGCTCAAAAAGCTATAAAAAAGATGAGAAAATATATTTGACAAAAGGTGGTTTTGAAAAAAGAGGACTTTTTAAATCAAAGCCTGTTAAAGATTTTGATACAGTTTTAAATCTTGTCCACGGAGGGCAGGGAGAAGATGGTACAGTTTCAGCACTGCTTGATTTCTACTCTATCCCTTATATAGGTCCCAGAAAAGAGGCTTCAGTTCTTAGTTTTAACAAATGGCTTACAAAAATGTATGCCAAAGAGATTGGTGTTGAGTGTTTGGATTATCAGATTGTTTCAATTAATGATAAAAGAGAGATAAATTTTGACTATCCGGTAATCATCAAGCCGCTTAGACTTGGCAGTTCAATAGGTGTTAGCATCGTTAAGTCAGCCAAAGAGTTAGACTTTGCACTTGATGTTGCATTTGAGTTCGATGATGAAGTTCTTGTTGAGCCTTTTGTAGAAGGTATCAGTGAATATAATGTAGCAGGTTGTAAAGTAGGTGATGAGTGGATACTTAGTCGTATAGAAGCACCACAGAAAAAAGAGTTTCTCGATTTTGAACAAAAGTATCTCGATTTTTCAAGAACAGAAAGTGTAAATAGTGCCAAAATTGGCTCTGAATTGGAAAATAGTCTAAAAAATAGTTTTAAAACTGTATATGGTTCAATGTTTGAAGGGGCGTTGATCCGCTGTGACTTCTTTGTAAAAGATGGAAAAATAGTTCTTAATGAGATCAATCCTATTCCTGGATCTATGGCAAACTATCTTTTTGATGATTTCACTTCAGTTTTAACTAAACTATCTTCACATTTGCCAAAAAATAGAGTAATTAAGCCTGATTATGCTTACATAAATCAAGTACAGTCAGCAAAAGGTCCTAAGGTTTAA
- the ruvA gene encoding Holliday junction branch migration protein RuvA — protein sequence MIVGIKGKIEKKDPTHLHILTSSGLIYEVFVSLHCSAAIKESEVKLYTTHIIREDAQLLYGFLDINEKRMFDTLIKINGVGPKVAMAICSTFTPQTFAQIVESKDVGMLKRVPGIGPKSAGRILVELGGFSLEIAGESNPASKAHNEAAMALESLGFKKEHITKVLSQCIGSDTESLIKEALKKLSK from the coding sequence ATGATTGTAGGCATTAAAGGAAAAATAGAAAAAAAAGATCCAACTCATCTGCATATATTGACAAGCAGTGGATTGATTTATGAAGTTTTTGTATCGTTACATTGTAGTGCAGCGATTAAAGAGAGTGAAGTTAAGCTTTATACAACACACATCATTAGAGAGGATGCTCAACTGCTTTATGGCTTTTTAGATATAAACGAAAAACGCATGTTTGATACATTAATTAAAATTAATGGAGTAGGTCCAAAGGTAGCAATGGCAATATGCTCTACCTTTACTCCTCAAACATTTGCACAGATTGTTGAAAGCAAAGATGTAGGAATGCTTAAGCGTGTTCCTGGCATAGGACCAAAAAGTGCAGGTAGAATTCTAGTTGAGCTTGGAGGATTCTCGTTAGAAATTGCCGGTGAGTCAAACCCTGCAAGCAAAGCACACAATGAAGCAGCAATGGCACTTGAAAGTTTAGGCTTTAAAAAAGAGCATATTACAAAGGTACTTTCACAGTGTATAGGAAGCGATACAGAGAGCCTTATTAAAGAAGCGTTAAAAAAATTGAGTAAATAG
- a CDS encoding flagellar assembly protein A — protein MGLFDVFKSSKDSKSSKAKTKNDDFTPFVIKTDNISQALHNAAKKYSLSTARLDFILLSYHTLVKMDPNDPDWTEIEHRDWNNFNQPKIILNPNVLIKQTYEIEIIKHKEEPWCRDLQLHIMTNKEKNRISAILKAGSKLIETEDLFNKLKNNIHKQMMRAGMLIELWEVDYDNALNEICAQVRVNKQYLVPEDIKFDVAQCYPSIQSIDSQLIMHYKNKQDSVDQNDRIDYSKRGYVQAVEKGEMIIEYIKAKSGIPGRNCKGEFIPVAPPKDKERPNFNVSDNIAVIEDESKIIYKAQRGGYVVFNNNTYDIQDEMQIDEVSFKKTGSIDAGVETEVKLHIHEKDAIKDAIGTGLEVEAEEVKVEGNVGASSKVTGEKVYIGGQTHKTSEIFAKYAKINVHKGFLRTETAEVTRLEGGKVEARHVKVQQAIGGEIKAMDIVINKIGSNVKLYAISSIEIEDMLGENNKIVIDANEIPVYNKELTELKEKKEKLKKKIRKIEEELSKLNKIKEKSEPAVKTLKQKIVQDKAKGIKPQTSFIIKIKQFQQLIEKVEEKNLEYTHLKDEMKIINTKLLTYQEMVLNAKIINRGVWKDFTEVEYQLLNPPQRITYYPKAGEKNQELYLKEQDDGMYQILAKKASN, from the coding sequence ATGGGATTATTTGATGTATTTAAAAGTTCAAAAGATTCAAAAAGTTCAAAAGCTAAAACAAAAAATGATGACTTTACTCCATTTGTAATTAAAACTGATAATATTTCTCAGGCATTACATAATGCAGCAAAGAAATATTCACTTAGTACTGCTAGACTTGATTTTATTTTATTAAGTTATCATACATTGGTAAAAATGGATCCTAATGATCCAGATTGGACAGAAATAGAGCATAGAGACTGGAATAATTTTAATCAACCTAAAATTATTTTAAATCCAAATGTTTTAATAAAACAGACATACGAGATCGAGATAATTAAACATAAAGAAGAGCCTTGGTGTAGGGACTTACAGCTTCATATAATGACAAATAAGGAAAAAAACAGAATTTCAGCTATTTTAAAAGCTGGTTCAAAACTTATTGAAACTGAAGATCTATTTAATAAATTAAAAAATAATATTCATAAGCAGATGATGAGGGCTGGTATGCTAATAGAGCTATGGGAAGTTGATTATGATAATGCTCTTAATGAAATATGTGCTCAAGTTCGTGTTAATAAGCAGTATTTAGTTCCAGAAGATATAAAGTTTGATGTAGCACAATGTTATCCATCAATACAGTCTATAGATAGTCAATTAATTATGCATTATAAAAATAAACAAGATTCCGTAGATCAAAATGATAGAATAGACTATAGCAAGAGAGGTTATGTTCAAGCAGTTGAAAAAGGTGAGATGATAATTGAATATATAAAAGCAAAATCAGGCATTCCTGGAAGAAATTGTAAAGGTGAATTTATACCTGTTGCACCTCCTAAAGATAAAGAGAGACCTAACTTTAATGTTTCAGATAATATTGCAGTTATAGAAGATGAATCTAAGATAATTTATAAGGCACAAAGAGGTGGATATGTTGTATTTAACAACAATACATATGATATTCAAGATGAGATGCAAATTGATGAAGTAAGTTTTAAAAAAACTGGTTCTATAGATGCAGGAGTTGAAACTGAAGTAAAACTTCATATACACGAAAAAGATGCAATTAAAGATGCTATTGGAACAGGTTTAGAAGTTGAAGCTGAAGAGGTAAAAGTTGAAGGTAATGTAGGAGCTTCAAGTAAAGTTACTGGAGAAAAAGTTTATATAGGAGGTCAAACTCATAAAACTTCTGAAATTTTTGCTAAATATGCAAAAATAAATGTTCATAAAGGTTTTTTAAGAACAGAAACAGCTGAAGTTACACGGTTGGAAGGTGGAAAAGTAGAAGCTAGACATGTTAAGGTTCAGCAGGCTATTGGAGGAGAAATTAAAGCAATGGATATTGTTATTAATAAAATAGGTTCCAATGTAAAACTTTATGCAATATCATCAATTGAAATAGAAGATATGCTCGGTGAAAATAATAAAATTGTAATTGATGCTAATGAAATACCTGTTTATAATAAAGAGTTAACAGAATTAAAAGAGAAGAAAGAAAAACTCAAAAAAAAGATCAGAAAAATAGAGGAAGAGCTTTCAAAGCTTAATAAAATAAAAGAAAAATCTGAACCAGCAGTTAAAACTTTAAAACAAAAAATTGTACAAGATAAAGCTAAAGGTATAAAACCACAAACTTCATTTATAATTAAAATTAAACAATTTCAACAACTCATAGAAAAAGTTGAAGAGAAAAATCTTGAATATACACATTTAAAAGATGAAATGAAAATTATAAATACTAAACTTTTAACATATCAAGAGATGGTTTTAAATGCTAAAATTATAAATAGAGGTGTTTGGAAAGATTTTACTGAAGTAGAATATCAACTTTTAAATCCACCTCAGCGAATTACATATTACCCAAAAGCTGGAGAAAAGAATCAAGAGTTGTATTTGAAGGAACAAGATGATGGAATGTACCAAATTTTGGCAAAAAAGGCTTCTAACTAA
- the murJ gene encoding murein biosynthesis integral membrane protein MurJ gives MRLQSIFTNSAGILLSRIFGFIRDLLMASILGANIFTDIFFVAFKLPNLFRRIFAEGAFVQSFLPTFISSRHPSVFAVSILIRFFFFLMFVSLLVTLFSSEVTRLIAIGFNDDTIKAASPLVAINFYYLDFIFLVTFLASLLQYKEHFATTAFSTVLLNISMISALVLFRHDDPETIVYALSYSVLIGGALQLLVHIWMIRKIGLCPMLVGGYKYMKKKREALKNDISRFSKAFFPSVLGNSTAQISSFIDTWLASFLVSGSISYLFYANRLFQLPLALFATAASTALFPGISKLLKRKEFDEAKLQSKRVFWILFGLLGGATAIAVILSEEIIWLLFERGAFDHTDTQNSAEVMVMYMVGLMPFGLAKLFSLWLYAMQRQAEAAKIAAKSLGVNILFSILLIGPFAAPGLALASSIGGWVLFILTIKAVGNEIFFDIIRSKFAPLSLLFIIVSAVAAWGLKVIIHGYL, from the coding sequence ATGAGGTTACAATCTATATTCACTAACAGTGCAGGAATATTACTTTCTCGAATATTTGGATTTATTCGTGATCTTCTTATGGCTTCAATTTTAGGGGCTAATATTTTTACAGATATATTTTTCGTAGCTTTTAAACTACCTAATCTGTTTAGAAGAATTTTTGCAGAGGGTGCATTTGTTCAAAGTTTCCTTCCTACATTTATATCTTCACGACACCCTTCAGTTTTTGCTGTATCTATTCTAATAAGATTTTTCTTTTTTCTTATGTTTGTATCACTGCTTGTCACACTCTTTTCATCAGAAGTAACTAGACTTATAGCTATAGGTTTTAATGACGATACAATAAAAGCCGCATCTCCTCTAGTAGCAATAAATTTTTACTATTTAGACTTTATTTTTCTTGTCACATTTTTGGCATCCTTACTGCAATATAAAGAGCATTTTGCGACTACAGCATTTTCAACAGTTCTTTTAAATATATCAATGATTTCAGCATTAGTACTTTTTAGACATGATGATCCTGAAACTATTGTGTATGCACTCAGTTACTCAGTTTTGATAGGTGGAGCATTACAGTTACTAGTGCATATATGGATGATTCGCAAGATTGGTTTATGTCCTATGCTGGTTGGTGGCTATAAGTATATGAAAAAAAAGAGAGAGGCTTTAAAAAATGATATTTCACGTTTCAGTAAAGCATTTTTTCCTTCAGTTTTAGGAAACTCTACGGCACAAATCTCCTCTTTTATAGATACTTGGCTTGCCTCTTTTTTGGTAAGCGGTTCTATTAGCTATCTTTTTTATGCAAATCGCCTTTTTCAACTCCCTTTAGCACTATTTGCTACAGCAGCTTCTACTGCACTTTTCCCAGGTATTAGCAAACTCTTAAAACGCAAAGAGTTTGATGAAGCAAAACTTCAATCAAAAAGAGTATTTTGGATCCTTTTTGGTCTGCTTGGTGGTGCAACTGCGATAGCTGTCATACTCTCTGAAGAGATTATATGGCTACTCTTTGAAAGAGGTGCATTTGATCATACAGATACACAAAACAGTGCAGAGGTAATGGTAATGTATATGGTTGGGCTTATGCCATTTGGTTTGGCAAAACTCTTCTCTTTATGGCTTTATGCAATGCAAAGACAAGCAGAAGCTGCCAAAATTGCAGCAAAGTCTCTTGGTGTAAATATTCTATTTTCAATTCTTCTCATAGGACCATTTGCAGCACCTGGTTTAGCACTTGCAAGCAGTATTGGAGGTTGGGTTCTGTTTATTCTAACAATTAAAGCAGTAGGTAATGAGATCTTTTTCGATATAATTCGATCAAAATTTGCTCCTTTATCACTACTGTTTATAATTGTATCTGCAGTGGCTGCGTGGGGGCTTAAGGTGATTATTCATGGTTATCTATGA
- the cysS gene encoding cysteine--tRNA ligase — MVIYDSVKKEKVPFEPLKKDQVRLYVCGPTVYDDAHLGHARSAIAFDLLYRTLTELGFNVTFARNFTDIDDKIIKKSIETGEKIESITKRYTEHYINDMKALNVKDADISPRATTSIQAIIGMISKLLENGFAYQSDEGTVWFDTTKDSAYCSLSHRCSDDEDAQARIEHEEGKRHLRDFALWKACKQNDVCYDSPFGRGRPGWHIECSAMIDEYLAYKDEEYAIDIHGGGADLFFPHHENEAAQTRCATHQKLAKYWMHNGFVTIDGEKMSKSLGNSFFVKDALKAYDGEIIRFYLLSTHYRANFNFNEEDLLASKKRLDKIYRLKKRLYGVKKGRVDSNFQKEMLDALSDDLNISKALAIVDEMVTSANEHLDLNPKDKGFKQSVIANIDWLNEVLGVGGKDAFAYFQLGVSKEEISKIESLILERNEAKKAKDFEKADAIRDELLAMGIQLMDTPNGTVWEKAE, encoded by the coding sequence ATGGTTATCTATGATTCGGTAAAGAAAGAGAAAGTTCCATTTGAACCATTAAAAAAGGATCAAGTACGTCTTTATGTATGTGGACCAACAGTTTATGATGATGCTCATTTAGGGCATGCTAGAAGTGCAATTGCATTTGATCTACTTTATAGAACGCTTACAGAACTAGGTTTTAATGTAACATTTGCAAGAAACTTTACAGATATTGATGATAAGATCATTAAAAAATCTATTGAAACTGGTGAAAAGATTGAATCTATTACAAAGAGATATACTGAGCATTATATCAATGATATGAAAGCTCTTAATGTAAAAGATGCTGATATCTCACCTCGTGCAACAACCTCAATTCAAGCTATTATAGGTATGATCTCAAAACTTCTTGAGAATGGATTTGCTTATCAAAGTGATGAGGGTACTGTATGGTTTGATACAACAAAAGATAGTGCTTACTGCTCTTTATCACATAGATGCAGTGATGATGAAGATGCACAAGCTCGCATTGAACATGAAGAGGGAAAACGTCATCTAAGAGATTTTGCTCTCTGGAAAGCTTGCAAGCAAAATGATGTATGTTATGACTCACCTTTTGGAAGAGGAAGACCTGGATGGCACATTGAGTGTTCAGCAATGATCGATGAGTATTTAGCCTATAAAGATGAAGAGTATGCCATAGACATCCACGGTGGCGGTGCAGATCTATTCTTTCCACACCATGAAAATGAAGCAGCTCAAACAAGGTGTGCTACACATCAAAAATTGGCAAAATATTGGATGCATAACGGCTTTGTTACCATTGATGGTGAAAAGATGAGTAAAAGCTTGGGCAATAGTTTTTTTGTAAAAGATGCACTTAAAGCTTACGATGGAGAGATAATTAGATTCTATCTTTTAAGCACACATTACAGGGCAAACTTTAACTTCAATGAAGAGGATCTTTTAGCATCAAAGAAACGTCTAGATAAGATATATCGTCTAAAAAAGCGTCTTTATGGAGTGAAAAAAGGTAGAGTCGATTCTAACTTTCAAAAAGAGATGCTAGATGCACTAAGTGATGATCTTAATATTTCAAAAGCATTAGCCATTGTTGATGAGATGGTAACTTCTGCAAATGAACACCTTGACCTAAACCCTAAAGATAAAGGCTTTAAACAGAGTGTTATAGCAAATATCGACTGGCTTAATGAAGTTCTTGGAGTTGGAGGTAAAGATGCATTTGCATACTTCCAGCTAGGAGTAAGTAAAGAGGAGATTTCAAAAATTGAATCTTTAATCTTAGAGAGAAATGAGGCTAAAAAAGCTAAAGATTTTGAAAAAGCAGATGCAATTAGAGATGAACTATTGGCTATGGGAATTCAGTTAATGGATACACCTAACGGTACTGTTTGGGAGAAAGCAGAGTAA
- a CDS encoding NAD(P)/FAD-dependent oxidoreductase — MKQERFDAIVIGAGIAGLSVAYWLKEAGQKVLILEKDSLLSGASGAAGAFLSPRLGKGGDLQLVTNKAYLFALDFYKKTVPKGFYQKGLVRIPKDDKDADEFEVFKRHFELSYKWCEPKDFPFISSESLKNGAFYFEHSAFVDPMTVAKKLITSIDVRFGYEAKPIYENGFWHIGEFTTKNIVLATGADNLPVETPYITIGGVWGERVDVKTSAKVPVTVHKKLSVSPNIDGIVRIGATHVRDDSRSEIERINQLIQDAIELVPELKGCELVKIYSGHRSAVNDHFPIAGNLADANEAKNRFKPPYKNIKLESEEIPYLSGCYIIGGFGGRGFVFGPLIGKMLADKILKNKSIDLTVSTDRYLVRYLKRSN, encoded by the coding sequence TTGAAACAAGAGAGATTTGATGCAATAGTCATTGGTGCTGGTATAGCTGGGCTCAGTGTTGCTTATTGGTTGAAGGAAGCAGGTCAAAAAGTTCTTATATTAGAAAAAGATAGTCTACTCTCAGGAGCTAGTGGCGCGGCAGGTGCTTTTTTATCTCCAAGGCTGGGAAAAGGTGGAGACCTTCAGCTTGTAACTAATAAAGCATATCTTTTTGCACTAGATTTTTACAAAAAAACTGTTCCTAAAGGCTTTTATCAGAAGGGTTTGGTACGCATTCCAAAAGATGATAAAGATGCTGATGAATTTGAGGTTTTTAAGAGACATTTTGAGCTTTCTTATAAGTGGTGTGAGCCTAAAGATTTTCCTTTTATCTCCTCTGAATCTTTGAAAAATGGTGCATTCTACTTTGAACATAGTGCTTTTGTAGATCCAATGACAGTAGCCAAAAAGCTTATAACTTCTATTGATGTTCGATTTGGTTATGAAGCAAAACCTATTTATGAAAATGGATTTTGGCATATAGGTGAATTTACAACTAAAAACATAGTTTTGGCTACAGGGGCAGATAATTTACCTGTTGAAACTCCTTATATTACAATAGGTGGAGTTTGGGGAGAACGGGTTGATGTTAAAACATCAGCAAAAGTTCCTGTAACTGTACACAAAAAACTTTCAGTATCTCCTAATATTGATGGAATAGTAAGAATAGGTGCTACTCACGTAAGAGATGATTCTCGTAGTGAGATTGAGCGGATAAATCAACTGATTCAAGATGCAATTGAATTAGTTCCAGAATTGAAAGGGTGTGAGTTAGTTAAGATCTATTCAGGGCATCGCTCTGCTGTTAATGATCACTTTCCAATTGCTGGCAATTTGGCAGATGCAAATGAAGCAAAAAATAGATTTAAACCACCATATAAAAATATAAAATTAGAGTCTGAAGAGATCCCTTATTTGTCTGGATGCTACATCATAGGAGGTTTTGGAGGTAGGGGATTTGTATTTGGACCTCTAATTGGAAAAATGTTGGCAGATAAAATATTGAAAAACAAATCTATTGATCTAACTGTTTCTACAGATAGATACCTTGTTAGATATTTGAAAAGATCAAATTAG
- a CDS encoding CZB domain-containing protein produces MVIEKSFKSLYSAADRVFMSLAKLDHIIWKVNTYLSVIEGKGVFNFVDYHNCRLGKWYYEGDGKRGFSKVLSYKDLETPHSGVHNATKLIFDVIKRSPEDIKEIEKHLMAMEESSKKVFEVLDKILQEKDETFN; encoded by the coding sequence ATGGTTATTGAAAAATCTTTTAAATCTTTATATAGTGCAGCAGATAGAGTTTTTATGAGCCTTGCCAAGTTAGATCATATTATTTGGAAAGTTAACACATATCTTTCAGTAATAGAAGGAAAAGGGGTATTCAACTTTGTTGACTACCATAATTGTAGGCTTGGAAAGTGGTATTATGAAGGTGATGGCAAAAGAGGCTTCTCGAAAGTATTAAGCTATAAAGACCTTGAAACTCCTCATTCTGGTGTTCATAATGCTACAAAACTTATATTTGATGTAATAAAAAGATCACCTGAAGATATAAAAGAGATTGAAAAACATTTAATGGCAATGGAAGAGAGTAGCAAAAAAGTTTTTGAAGTATTAGATAAAATCTTACAAGAAAAAGATGAGACATTTAATTGA